In Verrucomicrobiia bacterium, one genomic interval encodes:
- the mfd gene encoding transcription-repair coupling factor: protein MPEIAPPVFLKEGQLVERLLETFQKTRPAQVVLSRLAVGLEAFPVGLSGSSRSFLLASAFQNRTGIKLVIAPKEETALNLQQDLATLLPEEEILYFPSFGIEPFYPHRVLEDIAGQRISVLSRLCDNPNAIVITLAQAVLEPTLPKNLLLENRLEVAAGLEVEQEKLVATLENLGYRRVPMTQEPADYSVRGGIVDVFPLAAAVPIRIEFFGDKVESLRSFSVLDQRSKEKLENFVLLPNREVFLESERVTKTLKSLSEDFSAPFFGEKELSNRFPALEYLAPFLGTSMGNLEEYLLPELSVVAWLENEELESRKKEWFEKGKQNETAWEKAFNASGKEILERAEKGWENLRSRGGLVFPAVGLSGPNRIIFATAPLPSLGRNLSIWAKEVTTLSEKGIRSFLFCETEEEKNRVGTLLEDERMALAPEVGRFSEGFIYPDAGFAVFTEHQLFGRKLRSRPKRKAREGIALASYTSLSPGDFVVHVDYGLGRFSGLTTVTVEGEKTDCLLLAYAGGDKLYVPIEQFRRVQKYAGKEGEPSLTKLGTKSWERAKEKVQKALAEMARELVALYAARKAQPGHAFSTDSAWMRELETSFPYDETTDQNEAIDAVKKDMEFAAPMDRLVLGDVGFGKTEVAVRAALKAVADGKQVAVLVPTTILALQHFLTFGERLLPFPVRIELLSRFRPAKEQKKAVEELKKGQVDVVIGTHRLLAKDVGFKDLGLLIIDEEHRFGVVQKEKLKKIRETVDVLTLSATPIPRTLQLSLSGARDLSVISTPPRGRLPIQTEILPFSDEAVRDSILFELERGGQVFFVHNRVETIEGMRNYLLDLIPGLKLGVAHGQLSEEALERVMVDFLVRKYDLLLATSIIESGLDIPSVNTLIVNRADRFGLAQLYQLRGRVGRSSEKAFAYFFTPPWSSLTDTAKKRLKAIAEFTELGSGFYLAMRDMEIRGAGNLLGPQQHGFIEEVGFDLYCQLLEEAVGQIKGETRAIRPEVKLSLPITPFLPQDYVSSSPERIEVYKKLSEMKNLAELEDFKAELVDRFGLLPPKAEELLRMVEVKVLALEKKIGELKASGGRLEAVFTPEFPATRKTIEELRLRLPDAIEFAFTPGFALRIESSARRGTEILDEAKKLLLSI from the coding sequence ATGCCCGAGATCGCCCCGCCGGTTTTTTTGAAGGAAGGCCAACTGGTGGAACGGCTTTTGGAGACGTTCCAAAAGACCCGCCCCGCGCAGGTGGTGCTCTCCCGGCTGGCCGTAGGGCTGGAGGCGTTTCCGGTCGGGCTTTCCGGGTCTTCCCGCTCGTTTCTTCTGGCCTCCGCCTTCCAAAACCGCACCGGCATCAAGCTGGTCATCGCCCCCAAGGAAGAAACGGCCCTAAATCTGCAGCAGGATTTGGCCACCCTTTTGCCGGAGGAGGAGATACTTTATTTCCCCTCGTTCGGCATCGAGCCGTTTTATCCGCATCGAGTATTGGAAGACATCGCCGGGCAGCGGATTTCGGTTCTTTCGCGTTTGTGTGATAATCCCAACGCCATCGTAATAACCCTTGCCCAAGCGGTATTGGAGCCGACTTTGCCCAAAAATTTGCTTTTGGAAAACCGCTTGGAGGTGGCCGCCGGTTTGGAAGTGGAACAGGAAAAACTGGTGGCGACTTTGGAAAATTTGGGCTATCGCCGGGTGCCGATGACCCAGGAGCCGGCGGATTATTCCGTGCGGGGGGGAATTGTGGATGTCTTCCCCTTGGCCGCCGCCGTTCCCATACGCATCGAGTTTTTCGGCGACAAGGTGGAGTCGTTGCGATCCTTTTCGGTTTTGGATCAGCGTTCCAAGGAGAAATTGGAAAATTTTGTTCTGCTTCCCAATCGGGAAGTTTTTTTAGAATCCGAGCGGGTCACCAAGACCTTAAAATCGCTGTCGGAAGATTTTTCCGCGCCGTTTTTTGGGGAAAAGGAACTTTCCAACCGCTTTCCGGCCCTCGAATATCTGGCGCCTTTTTTGGGAACTTCGATGGGGAATTTGGAGGAGTACCTATTGCCAGAACTTTCGGTCGTGGCCTGGCTGGAAAACGAAGAGCTGGAATCCCGCAAGAAAGAGTGGTTTGAAAAGGGGAAACAGAACGAAACGGCCTGGGAAAAAGCGTTCAACGCCTCTGGGAAGGAAATCCTCGAGCGGGCGGAAAAGGGATGGGAGAATCTGCGTTCCCGCGGCGGGCTGGTTTTCCCAGCCGTCGGGCTTTCCGGCCCCAACCGCATCATCTTTGCCACGGCGCCCCTGCCTTCGCTCGGACGCAATCTTTCCATTTGGGCCAAGGAAGTTACCACCCTCTCGGAAAAAGGGATCCGTTCGTTTCTATTCTGCGAAACGGAGGAGGAGAAAAACCGGGTCGGCACCCTTTTGGAAGATGAGCGGATGGCCTTGGCGCCGGAGGTGGGACGTTTTTCCGAGGGGTTCATTTATCCGGATGCCGGTTTTGCAGTCTTTACCGAACATCAGCTTTTCGGCCGGAAATTAAGAAGTCGCCCCAAGCGCAAGGCGCGGGAGGGAATTGCCTTGGCCTCCTATACCTCCCTTTCCCCCGGCGATTTTGTGGTGCACGTCGATTACGGTCTGGGGCGGTTTTCCGGCTTGACCACGGTCACAGTGGAAGGGGAAAAGACCGACTGTCTTTTATTGGCCTATGCCGGGGGGGACAAACTCTACGTTCCGATCGAGCAGTTCCGCCGCGTCCAGAAGTACGCCGGCAAGGAGGGGGAGCCGTCGCTAACCAAGTTAGGCACCAAAAGCTGGGAGCGGGCCAAGGAGAAGGTGCAAAAGGCGCTGGCGGAGATGGCGCGGGAGCTTGTCGCCTTATACGCCGCGCGCAAGGCCCAGCCGGGGCACGCTTTTTCGACTGATTCGGCCTGGATGCGGGAGCTGGAGACCAGCTTTCCGTACGATGAAACCACCGACCAGAACGAGGCGATTGATGCCGTCAAAAAGGATATGGAGTTTGCCGCGCCGATGGACCGGCTGGTTTTGGGGGATGTCGGCTTTGGCAAAACCGAGGTGGCTGTTCGCGCCGCCTTGAAAGCCGTGGCGGACGGCAAGCAGGTGGCCGTTTTGGTGCCGACCACGATTCTGGCTTTGCAGCATTTTCTCACCTTCGGCGAGCGGCTGCTCCCGTTTCCGGTGCGGATTGAACTGCTTTCCCGTTTTCGCCCCGCCAAAGAGCAGAAAAAAGCAGTGGAGGAATTGAAAAAGGGGCAGGTGGACGTCGTGATTGGCACGCACCGGCTTTTGGCCAAGGATGTCGGTTTCAAGGATTTGGGGCTTTTAATCATCGATGAAGAGCACCGCTTTGGAGTCGTTCAGAAGGAGAAGCTGAAAAAAATCAGGGAAACCGTCGATGTTTTGACCCTTTCCGCCACCCCCATTCCGCGCACGCTGCAGCTCTCGCTTTCCGGGGCGCGGGATTTGTCGGTCATCTCCACCCCGCCGCGGGGGCGGCTGCCGATTCAGACCGAGATTTTGCCCTTTTCCGATGAGGCGGTGCGTGACTCTATTCTTTTTGAACTGGAGCGGGGCGGCCAAGTGTTCTTCGTCCACAATCGGGTGGAGACGATCGAGGGGATGCGGAACTATCTATTGGATTTGATTCCGGGACTCAAGCTGGGGGTGGCGCACGGCCAGCTTTCGGAGGAGGCGTTGGAGCGGGTGATGGTGGATTTTCTGGTGCGGAAGTATGATTTGCTTTTGGCCACCTCGATTATCGAGTCCGGGCTGGACATCCCTTCCGTCAACACCTTGATTGTCAACCGGGCCGACCGCTTCGGGCTGGCGCAGCTCTATCAGTTGCGTGGGCGGGTGGGGCGCAGTTCGGAAAAAGCGTTTGCCTATTTTTTCACGCCTCCTTGGAGCTCGCTCACGGATACCGCCAAAAAGCGGCTGAAGGCGATTGCGGAATTCACTGAGCTCGGCTCCGGTTTTTATCTGGCGATGCGGGATATGGAAATCCGCGGGGCGGGGAATTTGCTCGGCCCGCAGCAGCATGGGTTCATCGAGGAGGTCGGCTTCGATTTGTACTGCCAGCTTTTGGAGGAGGCGGTGGGGCAAATCAAGGGGGAGACGCGGGCCATCCGGCCGGAGGTCAAACTTTCTCTGCCGATCACTCCCTTTTTGCCCCAGGATTACGTATCCTCCTCCCCCGAACGGATCGAAGTGTATAAAAAACTTTCGGAGATGAAGAATTTGGCGGAACTGGAGGATTTCAAGGCGGAGCTGGTTGACCGCTTTGGGCTCCTCCCCCCCAAGGCGGAGGAACTTTTACGGATGGTGGAAGTGAAAGTCCTGGCGCTCGAGAAAAAAATCGGGGAGTTGAAGGCTTCGGGCGGGCGGCTGGAGGCGGTCTTCACCCCGGAATTTCCGGCCACGCGCAAGACCATCGAGGAACTGCGGCTGCGGCTGCCGGATGCCATTGAGTTCGCCTTTACACCGGGGTTCGCCCTGCGCATTGAAAGCTCGGCCCGCCGGGGAACGGAAATTTTGGACGAGGCCAAAAAGCTTTTATTAAGCATATAA